In a single window of the Drosophila albomicans strain 15112-1751.03 chromosome 3, ASM965048v2, whole genome shotgun sequence genome:
- the LOC117568526 gene encoding probable salivary secreted peptide: MNSHKSKASMAQLNSILSSLLLLSLWLASCCAVSSTWGNISNSAQLLHVENVLNGSSPGKYVDHEIKYPTNGIGNGRIISGIRAFDQVTNNTGGHATIYSGGPGFNFVHIKLQSQYNYGLIFRVEIYGN, encoded by the exons ATGAATTCGCACAAGTCCAAAGCCAGCATGGCCCAGCTGAACAGTATTCTCTCgagcctgctgctgttgtccctCTGGTTGGCATCTTGCTGCGCCGTGTCCAGCACTTGGGGCAACATTTCCAATTCGGCGCAATTGCTGCATGTGGAGAACGTGTTGAATGGTTCCTCGCCGGGCAAATATGTGGATCACGAGATTAAATATCCGACAAAT GGAATTGGTAATGGTCGTATCATCTCGGGCATCCGGGCATTTGACCAAGTGACAAACAACACTGGAGGCCATGCTACGATTTACTCTGGAGGCCCCGGCTTTAATTTTGTCCACATCAAACTACAATCGCAGTATAATTATGGCTTAATATTTCGCGTTGAGATCTatggaaattga
- the LOC117568523 gene encoding protein Wnt-5, producing MSLVERKHFLQWTVVMTFVLLSVSGLDAVSSLQGVPTWISLGLKSPFIEFGAQDEQLANTSIPLNITKDEQAYMHQEGLRKLGTFIKPVDLRDSETGYVKADLTKRLETPTAQARRVHPIQEEMDQKQIILLDEDTDENGLPASLTEEDRKFIVPMALKNSSPELRWGVPAKTPVFSSLTSANPTRSSLPTAARRRSTTTHTSTTIAPDPTSNIDDLKKHILFLHNMTKSDNNFESKFVKFPSLQKEKSKQGGGGGGGSGGSSNTNAKRPQRPVLQYAAPIAPPTRRVPQGAHTPGQKPFGGYYHNEDESNTFVDVVGSSDRSKERTKYEGVPQVHLLGDDDTSTTTSSTTTTTTTLAPPTESSSKRTTKRPVCLRNPESPKCVRQRQREEQQRQRERDEWFRGQAEFMRPRFEPIIQTINNTKRFAVSIEIPDSFKVHSDAAPPDEAPDLQTLSRVSRSSQPKRRNIAAASSSADKLAQSTGNYFAHDIIMTSAGVTDGREFMLANVHQFGMLPPEHENETLPAPTAAYSETINLNPDNCYTVEGLSYGQKKQCALHTSVMPAISRGARAAIQECQFQFKNRRWNCSTTDDATVFGPMTGLGTPEMAFIHALAAATVTSFVARACRDGQLTSCGCSRGSRPKQLHDDWTWGGCGDNLEYAYKFATDFIDVREKETRRGTRGAGNPERRRKQMQADDAKGGGNSQINEDSVKSTKETKSKSSHDGKNETASSVMSDLQSKTRKKGNDSSLLPSVASSSLAPPKQESSDEKDEPRINSEDLIELQERITKEILNSKLKENDMIELQENINREILNSKLFNGEANGKRRKRKRKNQRAVSGEAPVMSNANIKARSLMNLHNNEAGRRAVIKKTRITCKCHGVSGSCSLITCWQQLSSIREIGDYLREKYEEATEVKLNKRGRLQVKNSQFKVPTAHDLIYLDESPDWCRTNRLLQWTGTHGRVCNKSSSGLDGCGILCCGRGYNTKNIIVRERCNCKFHWCCQVKCDVCTKVLEEHTCK from the exons CTCTTTGGGACTTAAGTCGCCATTCATTGAGTTCGGCGCCCAGGACGAGCAGCTGGCCAACACGAGCATCCCGCTGAACATCACCAAGGATGAGCAGGCCTATATGCATCAGGAGGGACTGCGCAAGCTGGGCACCTTCATCAAGCCCGTCGATCTGCGCGACTCGGAGACTGGCTATGTAAAGGCGGATCTCACGAAGAGACTGGAGACGCCCACTGCGCAGGCGCGTCGTGTCCATCCCATACAGGAGGAGATGGATCAGAAGCAAATCATCTTGCTGGATGAGGATACCGATGAGAATGGTCTACCGGCCAGTCTCACGGAGGAGGATCGCAAATTCATTGTGCCCATGGCACTGAAGAATTCCTCGCCCGAGTTGCGTTGGGGTGTGCCCGCCAAGACGCCCGTGTTTTCCAGTCTGACGAGCGCAAATCCCACGCGTTCGTCGCTGCCAACGGCCGCAAGGAGGCGTAGCACCACTACGCACACCAGCACCACAATTGCACCGGATCCCACTTCGAACATCGATGATCTGAAGAAGCACATTCTCTTTCTGCACAACATGACGAAGAGCGACAACAATTTCGAGTCGAAATTCGTCAAATTCCCGAGCTTACAGAAGGAGAAGAGCAAGCagggtggcggcggcggtggtggcaGTGGCGGATCTTCCAACACGAATGCCAAGCGTCCCCAGCGACCTGTGCTTCAATATGCTGCTCCCATTGCTCCGCCCACGCGCAGGGTGCCGCAGGGAGCACATACGCCAGGCCAAAAGCCTTTCGGTGGTTATTACCACAACGAGGATGAGTCGAACACCTTCGTGGATGTGGTTGGCTCATCGGATCGCAGCAAGGAGCGCACCAAGTACGAGGGTGTGCCTCAGGTGCATCTTCTGGGCGATGACGACACGTCAACTACGACGTCGTCgaccacaacgacaaccacaacgTTAGCTCCGCCGACCGAGTCGAGCTCCAAGCGCACCACAAAGCGTCCCGTTTGCCTGCGCAATCCCGAGTCACCGAAATGCGTGCGCCAACGACAGCGAGAGGAGCAACAACGTCAGCGGGAACGAGATGAATGGTTTCGCGGTCAGGCGGAGTTTATGCGGCCACGCTTCGAGCCCATCATACAGACAATCAACAACACAAAGCGTTTCGCTGTGTCCATTGAAATACCCGATTCCTTTAAAGTACATTCCGATGCAGCGCCTCCCGATGAAGCGCCCGATCTCCAGACGCTCTCACGCGTCAGCCGAAGCTCACAGCCGAAGCGACGCAACATTGCCgcggcgtcgtcgtcggcggATAAGCTGGCGCAGTCGACAGGCAACTATTTTGCCCATGACATCATCATGACGTCGGCGGGCGTAACCGATGGTCGTGAATTTATGCTCGCCAATGTGCATCAGTTTGGCATGCTGCCCCCTGAGCATGAGAACGAAACATTGCCCGCCCCCACAGCAGCGTACTCGGAGACGATCAATCTCAATCCCGACAACTGCTACACGGTCGAGGGTCTCTCCTATGGCCAGAAGAAACAGTGCGCTCTGCACACGAGTGTGATGCCCGCGATAAGTCGCGGCGCACGCGCTGCTATACAA gaatgtcaatttcaattcaaaaatcGTCGCTGGAACTGCAGCACTACAGACGATGCCACCGTCTTCGGTCCCATGACTGGTTTGG GCACACCGGAGATGGCCTTCATACACGCACTGGCGGCAGCAACTGTGACCAGTTTTGTGGCGCGCGCCTGTCGCGATGGTCAGCTCACATCGTGCGGATGCTCGCGCGGATCGCGACCCAAGCAGTTGCATGACGACTGGACCTGGGGCGGCTGCGGTGACAATCTCGAGTATGCCTACAA aTTTGCTACAGATTTTATTGATGTGCGCGAGAAGGAGACGCGTCGCGGCACACGTGGAGCGGGAAATCCAGAGCGTCGTCGCAAGCAAATGCAGGCCGACGATGCCAAGGGCGGTGGCAACTCTCAGATCAACGAGGATAGCGTCAAGAGCACGAAAGAGACCAAGTCCAAGTCGAGCCACGATGGCAAAAATGAGACTGCGTCATCGGTGATGTCTGATCTGCAGAGTaagacaagaaaaaaaggCAATGATTCGTCGTTATTGCCGTCAGTGGCGTCGTCATCGCTTGCCCCACCTAAGCAGGAGTCCAGTGATGAGAAGGACGAGCCTCGTATTAATTCCGAGGATTTAATAGAGCTGCAAGAGCGCATCACTAAGGAAATTCTAAATTCCAAGTTAAAGGAAAACGATATGATCGAATTGCAG GAGAACATCAATCGTGAGATTTTAAACTCGAAGCTGTTCAACGGAGAGGCTAATGGAAAGCGTCGCAAGCGCAAGCGCAAGAATCAACGGGCCGTTAGTGGAGAGGCGCCTGTAATGTCGAATGCCAACATCAAGGCTAGAAGTCTTATGAATCTACACAACAATGAAGCGGGCCGTAGG GCCGTTATTAAAAAGACACGAATTACGTGCAAATGCCATGGCGTTTCAGGTTCATGCAGTTTGATCACGTGCTGGCAGCAATTATCTTCCATCAGAGAAATTG GTGACTATTTGCGTGAGAAATATGAAGAGGCTACTGAGGTGAAGCTGAATAAACGCGGACGTCTTCAGGTGAAGAACAGCCAGTTTAAGGTGCCCACCGCGCACGATTTAATCTATTTGGATGAGAGCCCGGACTGGTGTCGCACCAATCGTCTATTGCAGTGGACAG GTACGCACGGTCGTGTGTGCAACAAGTCTTCGTCGGGTCTCGATGGCTGCGGCATTCTGTGCTGTGGCCGAGGCTACAACACCAAAAATATCATCGTTCGCGAGCGCTGCAACTGCAAGTTCCACTGGTGCTGCCAGGTTAAATGCGATGTATGTACAAAGGTACTCGAGGAGCACACATGTAAATAG
- the LOC117568525 gene encoding uncharacterized protein LOC117568525, producing the protein MGNLSSYLGNMDTVAISSAPPKCLKVQCRIICFNGRQSEIVKDIKNALLDDSSCIVIDELHLYNYNFLNAVVPVGFLGEFTDKVKLIYIGISNITAIESGAFGNGIFKKIMLEDLQLVKLDKAFFTNITHYFKGISIMQDKVPLQNVYPDFLDIVQFQIQYLRLRTGITCVRNLTATDPILAAVTNADFSYNNFGDELLDDSFRKLTMLEKLILSNSNISYLPHYIFQDMKYLELLDISNNKLMTISKIIFGISDISTNLVVIAEDNNWHCDCALQIEMNAIFKYQSLKYDLLCSTPEQYQNYYVFDERICNIMEEEGTTVGYSTTTTSKTTTTTTYSTELITTSTTVATSTTDQIIFVPTISTAGTVKPSEIVPLECTVSNQTKRQNIRWPQIYFFPREFGALTVKISVDQRDSSSSFGIFWFSKTTKEFYMMEMLPDEFGLGCYFTMPLQSIVTQLVPNVAYTFCLVDDNQNAVSPFSCKSVHIGSNLNTHYATWLSRRVRAKGISVMVLGVILFMFIGIATVFLVLKQKPMLLKGSKRVIMPKFKSGEVVVLPRSNTAEYLNHKESMISRLNAQRSISFVSRKNSVESLASSDSYMDTNLYEIIPTYISFDKVPEVEAPSHPGSEILDIYQSPLRSTDDDKSDTGSVRYAQITPRTKRISSDPLPAIPSDVSDVPH; encoded by the exons ATGGGCAATTTAag TTCTTATCTCGGCAATATGGATACTGTCGCTATATCGAGTGCGCCACCAAAATGCCTAAAGGTCCAGTGCCGAATTATTTGTTTCAACGGTCGCCAGAGTGAAATCGttaaagatataaaaaatgcattgttGGATGAT agTTCCTGCATCGTCATTGACGAACTTCATCTCTACAACTACAATTTCCTGAATGCTGTGGTTCCAGTGGGATTTCTAGGCGAATTCACCGATAAAGTAAAGTTAATTTACATTGGCATCTCGAATATAACTGCTATCGAAAGCGGTGCATTCGGTAACGGAATATTCAAGAAAATAATGTTGGAAGATCTTCAGCTGGTTAAACTCGATAAGGCGTTCTTCACCAACATAACCCATTATTTCAAGGGCATTTCAATAATGCAGGATAAAGTGCCGCTGCAAAATGTCTACCCAGATTTCTTGGATAttgttcaatttcaaatacaatatCTACGACTACGCACTGGCATCACTTGTGTGCGCAATTTAACTGCAACGGATCCAATCCTTGCAGCAGTTACTAATGCGGACTTTAGTTACAATAATTTCGGTGATGAATTGCTGGACGATTCGTTCAGGAAATTAACTATGCTCGAGAAGCTAATTTTGTCCAACTCcaatatttcttatttgcctcattatatttttcaag atatgaaatatttagagTTATTGGATATATCAAACAATAAACTAATGACAATCTCCAAAATCATATTCGGTATAAGCGACATTTCGACGAATTTGGTAGTAATTGCAGAAGATAATAATTGGCATTGCGATTGCGCGCTGCAGATTGAAATGAATgcgatttttaaatatcaaagcTTGAAGTATGATCTGCTCTGCTCAACACCAGAACAATATCAGAATTACTATGTGTTTGATGAGCGTATCTGCAATATAATGGAGGAAGAAGGCACAACAGTTGGCTAttctacaactacaacatcaaaaacaacaacaacaacaacatacagCACGGAGTTAATAACCACCTCAACAACTGTGGCGACATCCACAACggatcaaattatttttgttccaACGATTTCCACGGCCGGAACTGTCAAACCTAGTGAAATAGTGCCACTGGAATGCACAGTATCGAATCAGACAAAGAGGCAAAATATTCGATGGCCTCAAATTTACTTCTTTCCTCGTGAATTCGGCGCACTCACTGTGAAAATATCGGTCGATCAGCGGGATAGCTCCAGctcgtttggtatattttggttcTCGAAAACAACAAAGGAATTTTACATGATGGAAATGTTGCCGGATGAGTTTGGTCTTGGCTGCTACTTTACCATGCCGCTGCAGTCAATTGTGACCCAACTGGTGCCCAACGTGGCGTATACATTTTGTTTGGTCGACGACAATCAGAATGCTGTGTCACCTTTCAGTTGCAAGTCCGTTCACATCGGCAGCAATTTAAACACACATTACGCTACATGGTTATCGAGAAGAGTGCGTGCAAaa ggTATTTCTGTGATGGTTCTGGGCGTCATTCTATTTATGTTCATCGGCATAGCGACAGTGTTTTTGGTCCTAAAGCAAAAACCCATGTTGCTGAAGGGCAGCAAACGAGTCATCATGCCAAAGTTTAAATCTGGCGAAGTCGTCGTGTTGCCGCGATCCAATACAGCCGAGTATCTGAACCATAAAGAAAGCATGATCTCGCGGCTTAATGCACAAAG ATCAATTTCCTTCGTATCACGGAAAAACTCTGTGGAGAGCCTTGCGAGCAGCGACAGCTACATGGACACCAATCTGTATGAGATCATTCCGACATACATAAGCTTTGATAAAGTGCCAGAAGTGGAAGCACCCAGTCATCCGGGCAGCGAGATACTCGATATCTATCAATCGCCCCTAAGGTCTACCGATGATGACAAATCTGATACAGGCAGCGTAAGATATGCACAAATTACGCCGCGAACGAAACGAATTTCCAGTGATCCGTTGCCGGCGATTCCCTCCGATGTTAGTGATGTACCTCATTAA
- the LOC117571518 gene encoding uncharacterized protein LOC117571518, with translation MNRSLRLILLLGTLVCLVSALGGDGEGNDYTWGTKATTDTLIAQETITKRKSLLSTTTKTYTLTQAGTAKTIDYIHITDLKRMRGATAEITSGGVGSTTVTVKFTSALGAGIKSQIEIWGA, from the coding sequence atgaatCGCAGTCTGCGCCTTATCCTGCTCCTGGGCACACTCGTCTGTCTTGTTAGCGCTCTTGGCGGCGATGGTGAAGGCAACGATTACACTTGGGGCACCAAGGCCACAACGGACACACTCATCGCTCAGGAAACAATCACCAAACGCAAGTCGCTGCTGTCGACGACTACAAAGACATACACGCTCACCCAGGCGGGCACGGCCAAGACTATCGATTACATTCACATTACCGACCTGAAGCGTATGCGTGGCGCCACCGCTGAGATCACATCCGGCGGCGTGGGCTCCACCACAGTGACTGTGAAATTCACTTCCGCTCTGGGAGCTGGTATTAAATCTCAGATCGAGATCTGGGGAGCATAA